A single region of the Neodiprion pinetum isolate iyNeoPine1 chromosome 5, iyNeoPine1.2, whole genome shotgun sequence genome encodes:
- the LOC124219405 gene encoding glutathione peroxidase-like 1 yields MSGNTDYKAAKSVHDFTAKSIKDEDVPLSKYAGRVLLIVNVASKCGLTATNYKELNELHDQYNEKGLSILAFPCNQFNGQEPGGSDEICSFADRQKVKFDLFEKIDVNGDNAHPLWKYLKHKQGGVLGSFIKWNFTKFIVDKEGKVVERHGPNVDPSKLSSHIEKYL; encoded by the exons ATGAGCGGAAACACGGATTACAAGGCGGCAAAGTCTGTCCACGACTTTACCGCGAAATCGATCAAAGATGAGGATGTACCTTTGTCAAA GTACGCTGGGAGGGTGTTATTGATTGTGAACGTTGCTTCGAAGTGCGGTTTGACTGCAACAAACTATAAAGAACTTAACGAACTACACGATCAGTACAATGAGAAGG GTCTAAGCATCCTGGCCTTTCCATGCAACCAATTCAACGGACAAGAACCCGGAGGCAGTGACGAGATTTGCAGTTTTGCTGATCGTCAAAAG gtgaaattcGACCTGTTCGAAAAGATCGACGTTAACGGAGACAATGCTCATCCTCTCTGGAAGTATTTGAAGCATAAGCAAGGGGGAGTTCTTGGGAGTTTCATCAAAtggaatttcacaaaattcatcgtcgACAAGGAGGGCAAAGTCGTAGAGAGACACGGACCCAACGTAGATCCGAGCAAATTATCCTCGCATATCGAGAAATATTTGTAA